A genome region from Deinococcus sp. KNUC1210 includes the following:
- the hydA gene encoding dihydropyrimidinase, whose amino-acid sequence MSILIQNGEIVSDARRYKADVLIEGEKITQIGENLSAPDGARVIDASGKYIFPGFIDPHVHIHLPFMGTHAKDTHTTGSIAALMGGTTTFIEMLAPAGSEALKDGWKTWTEMAQGHSASDYSFHIGVTRWDDETEATLRELVAQGMKSFKVFLAYKGAFGIDDHALYQVCKLAAELGVVVTAHCENADLVAELQQKLLAEGKTGPEWHEPSRPEGVEAEGTAHFATFLEMTGARGYVVHLSNARALAAALEAKERGVDLEVEVVIPHLLLDRTYAERPGVEGAKYVMSPPLRDKRNQQPLWEALEKGQIDTVATDHCPFDVAQKHMGDGNFTRIPNGIPAIEDRVNLLYTYGVSRGHLSLERFVDAASTRAAQVFGLYPRKGTVSVGSDADLVVYDPHYRGTISAATSHVNNDYSGFEGFELDGRPELVTVRGEVAVEGGEFVGTPSRGQLLRR is encoded by the coding sequence ATGTCCATACTCATCCAAAATGGTGAAATCGTTTCCGACGCTCGGCGGTATAAGGCCGATGTTCTGATCGAAGGCGAGAAGATCACGCAGATTGGCGAGAACCTGAGCGCCCCAGACGGCGCACGGGTCATCGATGCCAGCGGCAAATACATCTTTCCCGGCTTCATCGATCCGCATGTGCATATCCACCTGCCCTTCATGGGTACGCACGCCAAAGACACGCACACCACCGGGTCGATCGCGGCCCTGATGGGCGGCACCACCACCTTTATCGAGATGCTCGCCCCGGCAGGCAGCGAGGCGCTGAAAGACGGCTGGAAGACCTGGACGGAGATGGCGCAGGGCCACAGCGCCTCCGATTACAGCTTCCATATCGGCGTGACGCGCTGGGACGACGAAACCGAAGCCACTCTGCGCGAACTCGTGGCGCAGGGCATGAAATCGTTCAAGGTGTTTCTGGCGTACAAAGGGGCCTTCGGCATCGACGATCACGCGCTGTATCAGGTGTGCAAGCTCGCCGCCGAACTGGGCGTGGTGGTCACGGCGCACTGCGAAAACGCCGATCTGGTCGCGGAGTTGCAGCAGAAGCTGCTGGCGGAAGGCAAGACCGGCCCCGAGTGGCACGAACCCAGCCGCCCGGAGGGAGTGGAGGCAGAAGGCACGGCGCACTTCGCCACCTTTCTGGAAATGACCGGGGCGCGGGGCTACGTGGTGCATCTGTCGAATGCACGGGCGCTGGCCGCTGCACTCGAAGCCAAGGAACGCGGCGTCGATCTGGAAGTCGAGGTGGTGATTCCGCATCTGCTGCTCGACAGAACCTATGCCGAGCGCCCCGGTGTAGAGGGCGCGAAATACGTGATGTCGCCCCCGCTGCGCGACAAGCGCAATCAGCAGCCGCTGTGGGAGGCGCTGGAAAAGGGCCAGATCGACACCGTGGCAACCGACCATTGCCCCTTCGACGTGGCGCAGAAGCACATGGGCGACGGCAATTTCACCCGGATTCCCAACGGCATTCCGGCCATCGAAGACCGTGTGAACCTGCTGTATACCTACGGCGTCAGCCGGGGCCACCTGAGTCTGGAACGCTTCGTGGACGCCGCCAGCACCCGCGCCGCGCAGGTCTTCGGCCTGTATCCGCGCAAGGGAACGGTCTCGGTGGGCAGCGACGCCGATCTCGTGGTGTACGATCCGCACTACCGGGGCACCATCAGCGCCGCCACATCGCACGTCAACAACGATTACAGCGGCTTCGAGGGCTTTGAACTCGATGGCCGCCCGGAACTCGTGACAGTGCGCGGGGAAGTGGCGGTGGAGGGCGGCGAATTCGTGGGCACGCCGTCGCGGGGGCAGTTGCTGCGGCGCTAG
- a CDS encoding HEPN family nuclease — translation MNMIPKDSLIFHFVERTIVNLNYISDRKGESGPYEVTQLINSMLGLLIIPIEKYGKYNRTALSNDKRFEEIKGQYATLIENREINSLFDFLRSLRHAFAHGNIELKGERLVESILIWNYEFLHGRSTDKINWEIEISVEKLHRLVVLIADHISENLDPERFQ, via the coding sequence ATGAATATGATTCCGAAAGATAGCCTAATCTTTCATTTCGTCGAGCGAACAATAGTCAATCTTAATTACATAAGTGATAGGAAGGGTGAATCGGGCCCCTATGAAGTCACTCAACTTATAAACTCTATGCTTGGCCTTTTGATAATTCCCATTGAAAAATATGGCAAGTACAATAGAACCGCCTTATCTAATGATAAAAGATTTGAGGAAATTAAAGGTCAGTACGCCACGTTGATAGAGAATAGAGAAATTAATTCTTTATTCGATTTTCTAAGGTCACTGAGGCACGCCTTTGCTCATGGCAACATAGAATTAAAGGGAGAAAGGCTCGTAGAGTCTATTCTTATTTGGAATTACGAGTTTTTACATGGAAGATCGACAGATAAAATAAATTGGGAAATTGAGATTTCTGTAGAAAAATTACATAGGCTAGTGGTTTTAATCGCTGACCACATCTCAGAAAATCTTGATCCTGAGAGGTTTCAATGA
- the preA gene encoding NAD-dependent dihydropyrimidine dehydrogenase subunit PreA, with protein sequence MEVNLREIAEVKRLWPDRAVIVSAMVDADPQAWRDIVMMIEDTGADGIELNYGCPQGMSERGMGAAVGQVPEMCELNTHWVTSVTKLPVIVKLTPNITHIIEPAHAGIAGGAHALSLINTINSIMKVDLDTLQITPNIGGRGTHGGYAGPAVKPIALNMLTELMTDPGVLRSGVPICGMGGIVTWRDAAEFMLLGATAVQVCTAAMHYGYRIVEDMIDGLSNWMDDKGFATIYDFAGKSLPQVSTFGQLDLSYQSVARINPDKCIQCNLCYVACNDTAHQCIDLYSPDGIRVDPGFDPRMNGRQVADTRPVPVVREGDCVGCALCANVCPVDGCIDMVSVPSGRESVTWDQLTAARPAVTQSWAAMEAYREEAGIEIH encoded by the coding sequence CTGGAAGTCAATCTCCGCGAAATCGCCGAGGTCAAGCGGCTGTGGCCCGACCGCGCCGTGATCGTGAGCGCGATGGTGGACGCCGACCCGCAGGCATGGCGCGACATCGTGATGATGATCGAGGACACCGGGGCCGACGGTATCGAGCTGAATTACGGCTGCCCGCAGGGAATGAGCGAGCGCGGCATGGGCGCGGCGGTGGGGCAGGTGCCGGAGATGTGCGAGCTGAACACGCACTGGGTCACGTCGGTCACCAAATTGCCGGTGATCGTCAAGCTCACGCCCAACATCACGCACATCATCGAACCGGCCCACGCGGGCATCGCGGGCGGCGCACACGCCCTCTCGCTGATCAACACCATCAATTCCATCATGAAGGTCGATCTGGATACCCTCCAGATCACGCCCAACATCGGCGGGCGCGGCACCCACGGCGGCTACGCGGGGCCAGCGGTCAAGCCGATTGCCCTGAACATGCTGACCGAGCTGATGACCGACCCCGGCGTGCTGCGCTCGGGCGTGCCGATCTGCGGCATGGGCGGCATCGTGACCTGGCGAGACGCCGCCGAATTCATGCTGCTGGGCGCGACCGCCGTGCAGGTCTGCACCGCCGCCATGCACTACGGCTACCGCATCGTGGAAGACATGATCGACGGCCTGAGCAACTGGATGGACGACAAGGGTTTTGCCACCATCTACGACTTCGCCGGAAAGTCGCTGCCACAGGTCAGCACCTTCGGGCAACTCGACCTGAGTTATCAGTCGGTGGCCCGCATCAATCCCGACAAGTGCATTCAGTGCAACCTGTGTTACGTGGCCTGCAACGACACCGCCCACCAGTGCATCGACCTGTACTCGCCGGACGGCATCCGGGTAGACCCCGGCTTCGATCCGCGCATGAACGGACGGCAGGTGGCCGATACCCGCCCCGTGCCCGTGGTGCGCGAAGGCGACTGCGTGGGCTGTGCGCTGTGCGCCAACGTGTGCCCGGTGGACGGCTGCATCGACATGGTCAGCGTGCCCAGTGGCCGCGAAAGCGTGACCTGGGATCAGCTCACCGCTGCTCGGCCCGCCGTCACGCAGAGCTGGGCGGCGATGGAAGCGTACCGGGAAGAAGCTGGAATCGAGATTCACTGA
- a CDS encoding NAD(P)-dependent oxidoreductase, translating into MTHSPPAELSPPELSSSGSAWQELLPPLTMHEATTEANRCLYCYDAPCLQACPTHIDIPTFIRKISTQNLRGSARTILEANFLGGTCARVCPVQELCEGACVLGADHKPIQIGRLQRYAVDHVQERGLQLFAPGAPTGKKVAVVGSGPAGISAAAELAKQGHAVTLLEKRELAGGLSTYGIISLREPIEVAQREVEAVRALGVDVQTGHELTGAAELDILLNEHDAVFLALGLGAVPAMGIPGEEQVLDGLEFIEQAKLNPASLQPGQKAVVIGAGNTAIDAATMARRAGADVNMVYRRTEREMTAYRHEYEFALHEGIQFTFLTQPVEVLSKGGQVTGVKCVKMALGESDASGRARPEPVKGSEFVIECDTIIKAIGQEKPALATLLGLELEGGYIRVNDDLQTSLPRVWAGGDGVRVRGSASTVMAVQDGKIAAASIGAALGKEVSHG; encoded by the coding sequence ATGACGCATTCACCGCCCGCCGAGTTGTCCCCACCCGAACTCTCTTCCTCTGGCAGTGCGTGGCAGGAGTTGCTGCCGCCCCTGACCATGCACGAGGCCACCACCGAGGCCAACCGCTGCCTGTACTGCTACGACGCGCCGTGTTTGCAGGCGTGCCCGACGCATATCGACATTCCTACCTTCATCCGCAAGATCAGCACCCAGAATTTGCGCGGCAGTGCCCGCACCATTCTGGAGGCCAATTTCCTGGGCGGTACCTGCGCCCGCGTCTGTCCGGTGCAGGAACTCTGCGAGGGCGCGTGCGTGCTGGGCGCAGACCACAAGCCCATTCAGATCGGCAGGCTGCAACGCTACGCCGTGGATCACGTGCAGGAGCGCGGATTGCAGCTGTTCGCGCCGGGTGCGCCCACCGGTAAGAAGGTGGCCGTGGTGGGCAGCGGCCCCGCCGGGATCAGCGCCGCTGCCGAACTCGCCAAGCAGGGCCACGCCGTGACCTTGCTGGAAAAACGCGAGCTGGCGGGCGGCCTCAGCACCTACGGCATCATCAGTCTGCGCGAACCCATCGAGGTGGCGCAGCGCGAAGTGGAGGCGGTGCGGGCGCTGGGCGTGGACGTGCAGACGGGCCATGAGCTGACCGGAGCCGCCGAACTGGACATCCTGCTGAACGAACACGACGCGGTGTTTCTGGCGCTGGGCCTGGGCGCAGTTCCGGCGATGGGCATTCCCGGCGAAGAGCAGGTGCTGGACGGGCTGGAGTTTATCGAGCAGGCCAAACTGAACCCCGCCAGCCTCCAGCCCGGACAGAAGGCCGTGGTCATCGGTGCGGGCAACACCGCCATCGACGCCGCCACGATGGCCCGCCGCGCCGGAGCCGATGTGAACATGGTCTACCGCCGCACCGAGCGCGAAATGACCGCCTACCGCCACGAATACGAATTCGCGCTGCATGAGGGCATTCAGTTCACCTTCCTGACCCAGCCGGTAGAGGTGCTGAGCAAGGGCGGCCAGGTCACGGGCGTGAAGTGCGTGAAGATGGCGCTCGGTGAGAGCGACGCCTCGGGCCGCGCCCGCCCCGAACCCGTGAAGGGCAGTGAATTCGTGATCGAGTGCGACACGATCATCAAGGCCATCGGGCAGGAAAAACCCGCGCTGGCCACGCTGCTGGGGCTGGAACTGGAAGGCGGGTACATCCGGGTGAACGACGACTTGCAGACCAGTCTGCCCCGCGTGTGGGCGGGTGGCGACGGTGTGCGCGTGCGCGGCAGTGCGAGTACCGTCATGGCTGTGCAGGACGGCAAGATTGCGGCGGCGAGCATCGGAGCGGCGCTGGGAAAAGAGGTGTCTCATGGCTGA
- the truA gene encoding tRNA pseudouridine(38-40) synthase TruA, translating into MSTLSSRSAFGVAADDRVPDDFHGEESGPTERRVYAPPPGFVRYRLNVQWDGSGFVGWQSQPGQRSVQDTLQAALPGKVEAARPVAAGRTDAGVHAEAMTLHWDISQTLRLSPERLQLALNGRLPPDLVVLSLSVAPVGFHARYRCTGRAYVYRVLNTPQRRPLWQGRALHVPSALNVAAMQTAALQLVGDHDFAAFATREERQTRRTLHTLEVQRAGGVLELHIAGESFLRQMVRCLVGTLLAVGRGDWTAEDVGRILASADRTQAGPNVPPHGLYFAGATYPAFTVPDPSESGV; encoded by the coding sequence ATGTCAACCTTATCCAGCCGCAGCGCGTTCGGTGTCGCCGCAGACGACCGTGTGCCAGACGACTTCCATGGGGAAGAGTCCGGGCCGACCGAGCGCCGGGTATATGCGCCGCCGCCCGGATTTGTGCGCTACCGCCTGAACGTGCAGTGGGACGGCAGCGGCTTTGTGGGCTGGCAGTCGCAGCCGGGGCAGCGGAGCGTGCAGGACACACTTCAGGCGGCGTTGCCTGGAAAGGTGGAGGCGGCGCGTCCGGTGGCGGCAGGGCGTACCGATGCGGGCGTGCATGCCGAGGCCATGACGCTGCACTGGGACATTTCGCAGACGCTGCGCCTGTCGCCCGAACGCCTGCAACTGGCGCTGAACGGACGCCTGCCGCCTGATCTGGTGGTGTTGTCGCTGAGCGTGGCTCCGGTTGGGTTTCATGCGCGGTACCGCTGTACCGGGCGGGCCTACGTCTACCGTGTGCTGAACACGCCGCAGCGCCGCCCGCTGTGGCAGGGGCGAGCGCTGCACGTGCCCTCTGCCCTCAATGTGGCGGCGATGCAGACAGCAGCGCTCCAGCTTGTCGGTGACCACGATTTCGCCGCCTTCGCCACCCGTGAGGAGCGCCAGACGCGCCGCACGCTGCATACGCTGGAGGTGCAGCGTGCGGGCGGCGTGCTGGAACTGCACATCGCGGGCGAGAGTTTCCTGCGCCAGATGGTGCGCTGTCTGGTCGGAACCCTGCTGGCAGTGGGACGCGGCGACTGGACAGCCGAGGACGTGGGACGCATCCTCGCCTCGGCTGACCGCACGCAGGCTGGGCCAAACGTACCGCCGCACGGCCTGTACTTCGCCGGAGCCACCTACCCGGCGTTCACGGTTCCAGACCCGTCCGAATCGGGCGTATGA
- the rraA gene encoding ribonuclease E activity regulator RraA: protein MSASAASPATADLSDAHPDVQIADAVFRDFGGRQAFFGQAVTVRAFEDNSLVRQTLETPGLGRVLVVDGGASLNCALLGGNLADLAVGNGWAGVVVNGCVRDTAELSSKPVGIRALAAHPRRSAKRGEGEKGVSLMVASASIEPGDWIYADADGLLVSREALHPLGSEE from the coding sequence ATGAGCGCTTCTGCTGCCAGCCCCGCCACTGCCGACCTGAGTGACGCCCACCCGGATGTGCAGATCGCCGACGCCGTATTCCGCGATTTCGGTGGTCGGCAGGCGTTTTTTGGTCAGGCCGTGACTGTCCGGGCCTTCGAAGACAATTCGCTGGTGCGCCAGACGCTGGAAACGCCGGGGCTGGGGAGGGTGCTGGTGGTCGACGGGGGAGCCAGCCTGAACTGTGCGCTGCTGGGCGGCAATCTGGCTGATCTGGCCGTCGGGAACGGCTGGGCAGGCGTCGTCGTCAACGGTTGCGTGCGCGACACCGCCGAACTCAGCAGCAAACCTGTCGGCATTCGGGCGCTGGCGGCTCACCCCCGGCGCAGTGCCAAGCGCGGCGAGGGCGAGAAGGGCGTGAGCCTGATGGTGGCGAGCGCGAGCATCGAGCCGGGCGACTGGATCTATGCCGACGCCGATGGCCTGCTGGTCAGCCGAGAGGCGCTGCACCCGCTTGGCAGCGAGGAGTAG
- the surE gene encoding 5'/3'-nucleotidase SurE, with product MTATDLQRFSVNGTRKTVLIANDDGIFSPGIKALALALARVAEVRVVAPDVEQSAVGHGITIRRPLRFRHTASAGFGDSVPAYRVDGTPADCVVLGVHLLGVPDMVISGINLGPNMGHDLTHSGTVAAAIEGLAFGVPSIAFSQVSSEGGEYDFTAGAEYAARLVQHVLSTRLPPRTLLNVNFPAGELKGARVTRLSDHRYEDTLVRRQDPDGKDYYWVAGTIRADEVGDDTDYGAVMGGYASITPVRLELTAQDLLGSLADTLPDVGQQVGTKI from the coding sequence ATGACCGCAACCGATCTCCAACGTTTCAGCGTGAACGGCACGAGAAAGACCGTGCTGATCGCCAACGATGACGGTATTTTCTCGCCCGGTATCAAAGCGCTCGCTCTGGCCCTGGCACGGGTGGCCGAGGTGCGTGTGGTCGCGCCCGATGTCGAGCAGTCGGCGGTCGGACACGGAATCACCATCCGGCGGCCCCTGCGTTTTCGCCACACCGCTTCGGCGGGCTTCGGCGATTCGGTGCCCGCCTACCGGGTCGACGGCACGCCTGCCGACTGCGTGGTGCTGGGCGTTCATCTGCTGGGTGTTCCCGATATGGTGATCAGCGGGATCAACCTCGGCCCCAATATGGGCCACGATCTGACGCACTCCGGCACGGTGGCGGCGGCCATCGAAGGGCTGGCCTTCGGGGTGCCGTCCATCGCGTTCAGTCAGGTGAGCAGTGAAGGCGGCGAGTACGATTTCACGGCGGGCGCAGAGTACGCGGCGCGGCTGGTTCAGCACGTCCTGAGCACCAGACTGCCGCCCCGCACGCTGCTGAACGTCAATTTTCCGGCGGGAGAACTGAAAGGCGCCCGCGTCACCCGCCTGTCGGATCACCGCTATGAGGACACGCTGGTACGCCGTCAGGACCCGGACGGCAAGGATTATTACTGGGTGGCGGGCACCATCCGTGCCGACGAGGTTGGAGACGACACCGATTACGGCGCGGTGATGGGCGGCTATGCCAGCATTACCCCGGTGCGGCTGGAACTGACGGCGCAGGACCTGCTAGGGTCACTGGCAGACACGCTGCCGGACGTGGGCCAACAGGTGGGCACGAAAATTTAA
- a CDS encoding M48 family metallopeptidase — protein sequence MLRSRCLPFGSAGSGRGQGSRAQSGRSTAGIMDDMSARRLLSPPLLLVGGVSVEVRRSARRRTVALKVGRDGAVLYAPSGVPSERLERFLHEKEGWMLGHLAHFQRRRVVAPLEQGSALPLLGDTLTLQLVPGLRVAQREGTMLRADPARLHAQLEAWYRRQALAHFTPLVQALADELKRPVRSVRLTGAAGRWGSCTAAGDIRLHWRLLLGPERVAHYVAAHEVAHLAQMNHSLRYWAVLERLMPDYRPLKTWLRDHGETLVLWDESGAGP from the coding sequence GTGCTTCGTTCCCGCTGTCTGCCATTTGGAAGCGCTGGAAGTGGCCGGGGACAAGGATCGCGGGCACAGTCGGGGCGCAGCACGGCGGGCATCATGGATGACATGAGTGCCCGCCGACTGCTGTCGCCCCCGCTCCTGCTGGTAGGGGGCGTCAGTGTGGAAGTGCGCCGCAGTGCGCGCCGCCGCACCGTCGCCCTGAAGGTGGGCCGGGACGGAGCCGTGCTGTACGCGCCCAGCGGTGTGCCCAGCGAACGGCTGGAGCGCTTTCTGCACGAGAAGGAAGGCTGGATGCTGGGCCATCTGGCACATTTTCAACGCCGCCGGGTCGTTGCGCCGCTGGAGCAGGGCAGCGCGCTTCCCCTGCTGGGCGACACGCTGACGCTGCAACTGGTGCCGGGCCTGCGGGTGGCGCAGCGAGAAGGAACGATGCTCAGGGCCGATCCGGCGCGGCTGCATGCTCAGCTCGAAGCGTGGTATCGGCGGCAGGCCCTCGCCCATTTCACGCCGCTGGTGCAGGCACTGGCCGACGAGCTGAAGCGTCCGGTGCGCTCGGTCCGTCTGACGGGTGCAGCCGGGCGCTGGGGCAGCTGCACCGCTGCGGGCGACATCCGGCTACACTGGCGGCTGCTGCTGGGGCCGGAGCGGGTGGCCCACTACGTCGCGGCGCACGAGGTCGCACATCTGGCGCAGATGAACCATTCGCTGCGGTACTGGGCCGTGCTGGAACGCCTGATGCCCGATTACCGGCCCCTGAAGACCTGGCTGCGCGACCACGGCGAAACGCTGGTGCTGTGGGATGAGAGCGGGGCGGGTCCTTAG
- a CDS encoding DUF4384 domain-containing protein, whose product MKKLLMATIPALLIGSVSAAPKISAQSIIVNPVQSDLTVRVWTDRDPSGNGTPAYNRGDKIQLYVTPSRDAYVYLFNVDPSGQIIQILPNRFSGAAFIKANTVQAFPGTNAKFTFDIAGQNGVNKVLALASRTPLNLSQLSSFKSAQDTFATVTVRGQEGLAQALSIVVTPVQDNAWVTDTAQYAVNGRVAQPAPAPLPAPLPAWTTQNNWNSTFTSNTENLDSVYTRYSNELQSQGYRLVRSERRGNHFTAQFAGRGRSTAELSVKQEGRSGRFEVKITRRN is encoded by the coding sequence ATGAAAAAACTCCTGATGGCGACCATTCCAGCCCTGCTGATCGGCAGCGTCAGTGCTGCTCCCAAGATCAGCGCCCAGAGCATCATCGTCAATCCGGTGCAGAGCGATCTGACGGTGCGCGTCTGGACAGACCGCGACCCCAGCGGCAACGGCACGCCCGCCTATAACCGGGGCGACAAGATCCAGCTGTATGTCACGCCCTCCCGCGACGCCTACGTCTATCTCTTCAATGTCGACCCCAGCGGCCAGATCATCCAGATTCTGCCCAACCGCTTCAGCGGCGCGGCCTTCATCAAGGCCAACACCGTGCAGGCGTTCCCCGGCACGAACGCCAAATTCACCTTCGACATCGCCGGACAGAACGGCGTCAACAAGGTCCTGGCCCTCGCCAGCCGCACGCCGCTGAACCTGTCTCAGCTCTCGTCGTTCAAATCGGCCCAGGACACCTTCGCCACGGTCACGGTGCGCGGTCAGGAAGGTCTGGCACAGGCCCTGAGCATCGTGGTCACGCCGGTCCAGGACAACGCCTGGGTAACCGATACCGCCCAGTACGCCGTGAATGGTCGGGTTGCTCAGCCTGCACCCGCGCCCCTTCCCGCACCGTTGCCCGCCTGGACGACCCAGAACAACTGGAACTCGACCTTCACCAGCAACACCGAGAACCTGGACAGCGTGTACACCCGGTATTCCAACGAACTCCAGTCGCAGGGCTACCGTCTGGTTCGCAGCGAGCGGCGCGGCAACCACTTCACCGCGCAGTTTGCAGGCAGAGGGCGCAGCACCGCAGAGCTGAGCGTCAAGCAGGAAGGGCGCAGCGGGCGCTTTGAAGTCAAGATTACCCGCCGTAACTGA
- a CDS encoding MOSC domain-containing protein — MNDLPTGSVDTVSSSRVHAFSKQPASSLRLLAGLGVQGDAHAGVTVQHRSRVAQDPTQPNLRQVHLLHAELLDELRASGLDVSAGQMGENITTRGLDLLGLPVGTRLHLGSAVLEVTGLRNPCAQIEAFRPGLLAAVLGRDEHGALVRRAGIMAVVLEGGDVRAGDEVRVVLPPLPHRALERV, encoded by the coding sequence ATGAACGACCTTCCGACAGGCAGCGTGGACACGGTGAGCAGCAGCCGTGTCCACGCTTTTTCCAAGCAGCCCGCCTCCAGTCTTCGGCTGCTGGCGGGCCTGGGCGTGCAGGGCGACGCACACGCGGGCGTGACCGTTCAGCATCGGTCGAGGGTGGCGCAGGACCCGACTCAGCCGAATCTGCGTCAGGTTCACCTGCTCCACGCCGAACTGCTGGACGAACTGCGGGCGTCGGGCCTGGACGTGAGCGCCGGGCAGATGGGCGAAAACATCACCACGCGCGGCCTCGATCTGCTGGGGTTGCCGGTCGGCACGCGGCTGCATCTGGGGTCGGCGGTGCTGGAAGTGACGGGGCTGCGAAATCCCTGCGCCCAGATCGAAGCCTTCAGGCCCGGTCTGCTGGCAGCGGTGCTGGGCCGCGACGAACACGGCGCACTCGTTCGCAGGGCGGGCATCATGGCGGTGGTACTGGAGGGCGGCGACGTTCGTGCGGGCGACGAGGTGCGCGTGGTCTTGCCGCCGCTGCCGCACCGTGCGCTGGAGCGGGTGTGA
- a CDS encoding neutral zinc metallopeptidase, which produces MDWQNLPQSNNVEDQRGSGGGGRGGLPGGGVAIGGAGALILALIGWFFGIDTSSITGGGQTQTQTQTQTQQSQSATPTGGQPDQTREFVSRILGSTEQVWGNVFQKNGRSYQQPHLVLYSGQINSACGQASSAVGPFYCPSDEKVYLDTDFFNEMEQRLGGGGDFADAYVIAHEIGHHVQNLLGISDQVDRAQRSARTEAAANKYSVGLELQADCFAGVWGKLSNGQTHLTKTDVQQAINTATAIGDDALQKQGQGYVVPDSFTHGSSQQRVNWFMTGFNSGDPAKCNTFSGTNINESNLP; this is translated from the coding sequence ATGGATTGGCAGAATCTTCCTCAGAGCAACAATGTCGAGGACCAGCGCGGCAGCGGAGGCGGCGGGCGTGGCGGGCTGCCCGGCGGCGGCGTCGCCATCGGCGGAGCAGGTGCACTGATCCTCGCCCTGATCGGCTGGTTTTTCGGTATCGACACGAGCAGCATCACCGGGGGCGGGCAGACGCAAACGCAAACCCAGACCCAGACCCAGCAGAGTCAGTCGGCCACCCCGACAGGCGGCCAGCCCGACCAGACCCGCGAATTCGTCAGCCGCATTCTGGGCAGCACCGAACAGGTGTGGGGCAACGTCTTTCAGAAGAACGGGCGCAGCTATCAGCAGCCGCATTTGGTGCTGTATTCCGGTCAGATCAACAGCGCGTGCGGGCAGGCCAGCAGCGCCGTCGGGCCGTTCTACTGCCCCAGCGACGAAAAGGTGTATCTCGACACCGACTTCTTCAACGAGATGGAACAGCGGCTGGGCGGCGGCGGCGACTTCGCAGACGCCTACGTGATCGCCCACGAGATCGGCCACCACGTCCAGAATCTGCTGGGCATCTCGGATCAGGTGGACAGAGCGCAGCGCAGCGCCCGCACCGAGGCGGCGGCCAACAAGTACTCGGTGGGGCTGGAACTTCAGGCCGACTGCTTCGCGGGCGTGTGGGGCAAGCTGTCGAACGGGCAGACGCACCTGACGAAGACCGACGTGCAGCAGGCCATCAACACCGCCACCGCCATCGGAGACGACGCGCTTCAGAAGCAGGGTCAGGGCTACGTGGTGCCCGATTCGTTTACGCACGGCAGCAGTCAGCAGCGCGTGAACTGGTTCATGACCGGCTTCAACAGCGGCGATCCTGCCAAGTGCAATACCTTCAGCGGCACCAACATCAACGAGAGCAATCTTCCCTGA
- a CDS encoding flavin reductase family protein: MHYDFSSLPSSEVYKLMTGVVVPRPIAWVSTLNAGGSVNLAPFSFFNMLGSSPAVVALSPGDRPDGTPKDTARNIAGPDGQGGGEFVVNLVSEEQAQAMNATATDFPEEMEEAALHGIELTPSTLVAVPRVAASPVSLECREVQTVLIGRNRIVLGEVLGLHIQPEFMLDAERHYVNSPALRLIGRMGGRGGYTRTQDTFEIDRVPYSRWLETREQ, encoded by the coding sequence ATGCACTACGACTTCTCCAGTCTGCCTTCCTCCGAGGTCTACAAGCTGATGACGGGCGTGGTGGTTCCCCGGCCTATCGCCTGGGTCAGCACCCTGAATGCGGGCGGCAGCGTGAACCTTGCGCCCTTCAGCTTTTTCAACATGCTGGGCAGCAGTCCGGCGGTGGTGGCGCTATCGCCCGGCGACCGGCCCGACGGCACTCCCAAGGACACCGCCCGCAATATCGCCGGACCCGACGGACAGGGCGGCGGAGAATTCGTGGTCAATCTGGTCTCCGAGGAGCAGGCCCAGGCCATGAACGCCACCGCCACCGACTTTCCGGAGGAGATGGAAGAGGCGGCGCTGCACGGCATCGAACTGACGCCCAGTACGCTCGTGGCCGTGCCGCGTGTGGCGGCCAGCCCGGTCAGTCTGGAATGCCGCGAGGTTCAGACCGTTCTGATCGGGCGCAACCGCATCGTGCTGGGTGAGGTGCTGGGACTGCACATTCAGCCCGAATTCATGCTCGACGCCGAGCGCCACTACGTGAATTCGCCCGCCCTGCGGCTGATCGGGCGCATGGGCGGGCGCGGCGGCTACACGCGCACGCAGGACACCTTCGAGATCGACAGGGTACCTTACAGCCGCTGGCTGGAAACGCGGGAACAGTGA